The Bacteroidota bacterium genome has a segment encoding these proteins:
- a CDS encoding prolipoprotein diacylglyceryl transferase: MFPTLTSILQYLFGINILLPVQTFGLLLAISFIAAYWAMSKELKRKAGLFADIPTQMEIGKPKTKMDYLIAVVTGFLLGYKLGLMFTDYDTFSNNPQDAILSLKGNILGGVILGGLMTYFTWNEDRQNRKTPHEIKTIILKPHQLMGSITGLAAIWGLIGAKLFDNLENPALLIEDPIGSLLSFSGLTFYGGLICGAAAVLWFARKKNINLLHLIDSSAPALILAYGVGRIGCQLSGDGDWGIVNTAPKPAWMGVLPDWVWSFKYPHNVNSEGLPIPGCVGPHCSELPFPVFPTPIYETIMALAIFGILWMLRKRISIPGMLFSIYMILNGAERLLIEQIRVNERYHLGSFSFTQAELIAVLMMAAGLAGIVITKIWASKKPILEPSEN, encoded by the coding sequence TTGTTTCCAACCCTCACTTCCATATTACAATACCTGTTTGGTATTAATATATTATTGCCAGTTCAAACTTTTGGGTTGCTATTGGCTATTTCATTCATTGCTGCTTATTGGGCAATGAGTAAAGAACTGAAACGCAAGGCTGGCCTATTTGCCGACATTCCTACACAAATGGAAATAGGCAAACCTAAAACAAAAATGGATTACCTTATAGCCGTTGTTACTGGGTTTTTATTGGGTTATAAACTTGGGCTCATGTTCACCGACTATGATACTTTTTCCAACAATCCACAAGATGCCATATTATCTTTAAAAGGGAATATATTAGGGGGTGTTATATTAGGTGGCCTGATGACCTATTTTACTTGGAACGAAGATCGACAAAACCGCAAAACACCGCACGAAATCAAAACTATTATATTAAAACCACACCAGCTCATGGGAAGTATAACTGGGCTTGCGGCTATTTGGGGTTTGATCGGTGCCAAACTTTTCGACAATTTAGAAAATCCTGCTTTATTAATCGAAGACCCTATTGGTTCTCTACTTTCATTTAGCGGACTTACTTTTTATGGCGGACTTATCTGTGGGGCAGCAGCAGTATTGTGGTTTGCACGCAAAAAAAATATAAACTTATTACATTTAATTGATTCCTCCGCCCCCGCTTTAATATTGGCTTATGGAGTGGGTCGTATCGGTTGCCAATTGAGTGGCGATGGCGATTGGGGAATTGTGAACACTGCTCCCAAGCCAGCGTGGATGGGTGTATTGCCTGATTGGGTATGGTCGTTCAAATACCCACACAATGTAAATAGCGAGGGCCTACCCATACCTGGTTGTGTGGGGCCGCATTGTAGTGAGCTACCTTTCCCCGTGTTCCCTACGCCCATCTACGAAACCATTATGGCACTTGCTATATTTGGTATACTGTGGATGTTACGCAAACGTATTTCCATACCTGGCATGTTGTTTTCTATATATATGATACTAAATGGTGCCGAGCGATTATTGATAGAACAAATACGCGTAAACGAGCGTTATCACTTGGGCTCATTCAGTTTCACACAAGCCGAATTGATAGCAGTATTGATGATGGCAGCGGGATTAGCTGGTATTGTCATCACCAAAATATGGGCCTCGAAAAAACCCATATTAGAACCTTCCGAAAATTGA
- a CDS encoding transcriptional repressor, whose protein sequence is MEDLKATVKQKFIEYLELKGQRKTPERFAILEEIYSKKEHFDVERLYDQMKERNYRVSRATVYNTLDLLLECGLVARHQFGENMAVFEQAYGYKQHDHMICNHCTKILEFCDPRIQQIQNMIGGILNFNITSHSLNLYGEPQTNKNGKCINCNKLVPKK, encoded by the coding sequence ATGGAAGATTTAAAAGCAACTGTTAAACAAAAATTTATAGAATACCTGGAACTTAAAGGTCAGCGTAAAACTCCTGAGCGTTTTGCCATTTTGGAGGAGATATATTCTAAAAAAGAACACTTCGATGTGGAAAGATTATATGACCAAATGAAAGAGCGAAACTATAGAGTGAGTCGTGCTACAGTATATAATACTTTGGATTTATTATTAGAATGTGGCTTGGTTGCCCGACATCAGTTTGGCGAGAATATGGCAGTATTTGAACAAGCCTATGGATACAAGCAACACGACCACATGATATGTAACCATTGTACTAAAATTTTAGAATTCTGCGACCCGCGTATCCAGCAAATACAAAATATGATAGGCGGAATCCTGAATTTTAATATCACCTCGCATTCTCTCAATTTATATGGAGAACCACAAACCAATAAAAACGGAAAATGTATAAACTGTAACAAGCTAGTACCGAAGAAATAG
- a CDS encoding DUF4294 domain-containing protein: MKIKIIIIILYFFAGNIFAQHTTVVVENDTILVSELPTFTYTAKMTEEQRRAYYRLISRVKFVLPYAKMAAFHLQQVEQKLQAIPSKKDRKKFVKKYSKELKESFQKQLKNLTIDEGKLMVKLVSRETGATVYGIMSEYYGSAEKFFYNSFSSLYGYDLDETYDPVENFQIEKIIHDYKLE, from the coding sequence ATGAAAATTAAGATTATCATTATTATATTATATTTTTTCGCAGGAAATATATTTGCCCAACACACCACGGTGGTGGTAGAAAATGATACCATTCTCGTTTCAGAATTGCCCACCTTTACCTACACGGCTAAGATGACTGAGGAACAACGTAGAGCCTATTATCGATTAATTAGCAGGGTGAAATTTGTATTGCCTTATGCGAAAATGGCCGCTTTCCATTTGCAACAAGTAGAGCAAAAACTACAAGCAATTCCTTCCAAAAAAGATAGAAAAAAATTCGTTAAAAAATATTCCAAAGAACTAAAGGAATCATTCCAGAAACAACTTAAAAACTTAACGATTGACGAAGGAAAACTAATGGTGAAACTAGTGAGCAGAGAGACTGGAGCTACTGTTTACGGCATTATGAGCGAATACTATGGTAGTGCCGAAAAATTCTTTTATAATTCCTTTTCCAGTCTATATGGATATGATTTGGATGAAACTTATGACCCCGTAGAAAATTTCCAAATAGAAAAAATAATTCACGATTATAAATTAGAATAA